The following are from one region of the Haloactinomyces albus genome:
- a CDS encoding 4Fe-4S dicluster domain-containing protein: MTDGHSKEAGRTRTDGTYTSYERLAGPLDDPAGEAGYDGQHPPRMGFFTDTSVCIGCKACEVACKEWNGVPGDVLDMTGMSYDNTTELGANSWRHVAFIEQTVPIQEDVDILGSLSAANNSGDEAGSPTPASRTPEETAGTRGSDLGMPGVGPPVTPGAQGALQDDREVRWLMSSDVCKHCTHAACLDVCPTGSLFRTEYGTVVVQEDICNGCGYCIPACPYGVIDQRPDDGRAFKCTLCYDRMGDGLEPACAKACPTNSIQYGPLDELRERAAERVEKLQERGITEARLYGHEPTDGVGGDGAFFLLLDEPEVYGLPPDPVVTTRDLPSMWRYAGAAAVGTMAAVAAAFVGGRR; the protein is encoded by the coding sequence ATGACAGACGGCCACTCCAAGGAAGCGGGCCGCACCAGGACGGACGGGACGTACACGAGCTACGAGCGGCTGGCCGGGCCACTCGACGACCCGGCCGGTGAAGCGGGATACGACGGGCAGCACCCGCCGCGGATGGGTTTTTTCACCGACACCAGTGTCTGCATCGGATGCAAGGCGTGTGAGGTGGCGTGCAAGGAGTGGAACGGGGTGCCCGGTGACGTGCTCGACATGACCGGCATGTCCTACGACAACACCACCGAACTCGGGGCGAACAGCTGGCGGCACGTGGCCTTCATCGAGCAGACCGTGCCGATCCAGGAGGACGTCGACATCCTGGGCTCGCTGTCCGCCGCGAACAACAGCGGTGACGAGGCAGGATCGCCCACGCCTGCGAGCCGTACGCCCGAGGAGACGGCGGGCACACGGGGATCCGATCTGGGCATGCCCGGCGTCGGCCCGCCCGTCACGCCGGGTGCCCAGGGAGCACTCCAGGACGACCGCGAAGTTCGCTGGCTGATGTCCTCGGACGTGTGCAAGCACTGCACCCACGCCGCCTGCCTGGATGTCTGCCCCACGGGATCGCTGTTTCGCACCGAGTACGGCACCGTGGTGGTGCAGGAGGACATCTGCAACGGCTGTGGCTACTGTATTCCTGCCTGCCCCTACGGCGTGATCGACCAGCGCCCGGACGACGGGCGGGCGTTCAAGTGCACCCTGTGCTACGACCGCATGGGAGACGGCCTCGAACCCGCCTGCGCCAAAGCCTGCCCCACCAATTCCATCCAGTACGGACCGCTGGATGAGCTGCGTGAACGGGCTGCCGAACGAGTGGAGAAACTGCAGGAGCGCGGCATCACCGAGGCCCGCCTCTACGGGCACGAGCCCACCGACGGCGTCGGCGGCGACGGGGCGTTCTTCCTGCTGCTCGACGAGCCGGAGGTCTACGGCCTGCCCCCGGACCCGGTGGTCACGACCCGGGACCTCCCGTCGATGTGGCGGTACGCCGGGGCCGCTGCCGTGGGCACGATGGCGGCGGTGGCGGCAGCGTTCGTGGGAGGTCGCCGATGA
- the fdh gene encoding formate dehydrogenase, which yields MGGGFRSWPVVRQLVGEDSLGRGAAAQSDYTSALRSRTETADAVTRSVCPYCAVGCGQLVYSQGDRVTQIEGDPDSPVSRGRLCPKGAASEQLVNSPTRQRTVRYRRPHGTDWEDLDLDTAVDMIAERVLSTRDETWQDRGPQGRRLRRTMGIASLGGATLDNEENYLMKKLYTALGAVQVENQARIUHSSTVPGLGTSFGRGGATTFQQDLQNSDCIVIEGSNMAECHPVGFQWVMEAKERGATVIHVDPRFTRTSALADMHLPLRAGTDIAFLGALVNYVLDNDLAFRDYIVAYTNAPAIVKEEFADTEDLDGLFSGYDPDGQHYETSTWQYEGAVAAPAAGKRHKAEYVGDESEWPLESRGRAEKATAHVERVGSGGPSIEAKPELDETLEHPRCVYQLLKRHFSRYTPELVEQTCGIAREQFLAVAEALTTNSGRERTSAFVYSVGWTQHTVGAQYIRTASILQALLGNIGRPGGGILALRGHASIQGSTDIPTLFNLLPGYIPMPHAEFQQDLATFVEADSGSTGFWGNMQDYTVSLLKAWWGEHATADNDYCFDYLPRLTGNHSSYQTVADQIEGTVKGYFLVGENPAVGSANAKMQRLGLAHLDWLVVRDLNMIESATFWKDGPEIETGELRTEEIGTEVFFLPAASHTEKDGSFTNTQRMLQWHHQAVEPQGDCRSDLWFYYHLGRRIREKLAERQAERSAEQQGRDRPVLDLTWDYPTQGSTDEPSAEAVLREINGWDADNNALTSYTQLKDDGSTACGCWIYCGCYADEVNQTARRKPEREQSWVALEWAWAWPANRRILYNRASADPDGRPWSERKAYVWWDAERGRWTGHDTPDFEAGKSPDYVPPEDARAEDALAGTDPFIMQTDGRAWLYVPTGLTDGPMPTHYEPFESPFENLLYRQQSNPAREELRHRSNPYQPSDGTSGAEVFPYVFTTYRLTEHHTAGGMSRFLPYLSELQPEFFCEISPRLAAERGLEHLGWATIVTARTAVEARVVVTERMRTLTIHGRTVEQIGLPYHWGSNGLSTGDGANELLSAVMDSNVHIQESKAATCDIRPGRRPRGPELLELVGSYRRRAGINPETGTEGAAP from the coding sequence ATGGGCGGTGGTTTCCGGTCGTGGCCGGTCGTGCGCCAGCTGGTGGGCGAGGACTCGTTGGGCCGTGGTGCGGCAGCACAGTCCGATTACACCAGCGCGCTGCGTTCGAGAACGGAGACCGCCGATGCGGTCACCCGGTCGGTGTGCCCGTATTGCGCGGTCGGTTGTGGACAGCTGGTGTACTCCCAGGGCGATCGGGTCACCCAGATCGAGGGGGACCCCGACAGTCCGGTCTCGCGCGGTCGGCTGTGCCCCAAGGGCGCCGCGAGTGAGCAACTCGTCAATTCCCCGACCCGGCAGCGCACGGTCCGCTACCGGCGGCCCCACGGCACCGACTGGGAGGATCTCGACCTCGACACGGCCGTGGACATGATCGCGGAGCGAGTACTGTCCACCCGCGACGAGACCTGGCAGGACCGTGGCCCCCAGGGCCGCAGGCTGCGCCGCACGATGGGCATCGCGAGCCTCGGAGGAGCGACCCTCGACAACGAGGAGAACTACCTCATGAAGAAGCTCTACACCGCCCTGGGTGCGGTCCAGGTGGAGAACCAGGCCCGCATTTGACACTCCTCCACGGTTCCCGGTCTGGGAACCTCGTTCGGCCGGGGAGGGGCCACCACCTTCCAGCAGGACCTGCAGAACTCCGATTGCATCGTCATCGAGGGCTCGAACATGGCCGAGTGCCACCCGGTCGGGTTCCAGTGGGTGATGGAAGCCAAGGAGCGCGGTGCGACCGTCATTCACGTCGACCCGCGGTTCACCCGCACCTCCGCTCTCGCGGACATGCACCTGCCCCTACGGGCGGGCACCGACATCGCCTTTCTCGGCGCGCTGGTCAACTACGTACTGGACAACGATCTCGCCTTCCGCGACTACATCGTCGCCTACACCAACGCGCCGGCGATCGTGAAGGAGGAGTTCGCCGACACCGAGGACCTCGACGGTCTCTTCTCCGGCTATGACCCCGACGGGCAGCACTACGAAACGTCGACGTGGCAATACGAAGGGGCCGTGGCGGCGCCCGCTGCGGGCAAGCGGCACAAGGCCGAGTACGTCGGCGACGAGAGCGAGTGGCCGCTGGAGTCCAGGGGGCGTGCGGAGAAGGCAACCGCCCACGTCGAACGCGTCGGTTCCGGCGGGCCGTCGATCGAGGCGAAACCGGAACTCGACGAAACGCTCGAACATCCCCGGTGCGTCTACCAACTGCTCAAGCGTCACTTCTCGCGCTACACGCCGGAGCTCGTCGAGCAAACGTGCGGCATCGCCCGCGAGCAGTTCCTCGCCGTGGCCGAGGCGCTGACGACCAATTCGGGGCGCGAGCGCACCTCGGCGTTCGTCTACTCGGTGGGGTGGACGCAACACACGGTGGGTGCGCAGTACATCCGGACCGCCTCGATCCTGCAGGCCCTGCTGGGCAACATCGGGCGCCCGGGAGGCGGAATCCTCGCACTGCGTGGACATGCGAGTATCCAGGGCTCGACCGACATCCCGACCCTGTTCAACCTGCTGCCGGGCTACATCCCGATGCCGCATGCGGAGTTCCAGCAGGACCTTGCCACCTTCGTCGAGGCGGACTCCGGCAGTACCGGCTTCTGGGGCAACATGCAGGACTACACGGTCAGTCTGCTCAAGGCCTGGTGGGGAGAGCACGCCACGGCCGACAACGACTACTGCTTCGACTACCTGCCCCGCCTGACGGGCAACCACAGCAGCTATCAGACCGTGGCCGACCAGATCGAGGGCACGGTCAAGGGCTACTTCCTGGTCGGGGAGAACCCGGCCGTGGGCTCTGCCAACGCGAAGATGCAGCGGCTCGGTCTGGCCCATCTCGACTGGCTCGTGGTGCGGGATCTGAACATGATCGAGTCGGCGACATTCTGGAAGGACGGACCCGAGATCGAAACGGGGGAGCTGCGCACCGAGGAGATCGGCACCGAGGTCTTCTTCCTGCCCGCCGCTTCCCACACGGAAAAGGACGGCAGCTTCACCAACACGCAGCGGATGCTGCAGTGGCATCACCAGGCCGTCGAGCCCCAGGGCGATTGCCGCAGTGATCTGTGGTTCTACTACCACCTGGGCAGGCGGATCCGGGAGAAGCTCGCCGAACGCCAAGCCGAGCGCAGCGCCGAGCAGCAGGGCCGTGACCGCCCGGTCCTGGATCTGACCTGGGACTACCCCACGCAGGGCAGCACCGACGAGCCCAGCGCCGAGGCGGTGCTGCGCGAGATCAACGGCTGGGATGCCGACAACAACGCGTTGACGTCCTACACCCAACTGAAAGACGACGGCTCCACGGCCTGCGGATGCTGGATCTACTGTGGATGCTATGCCGACGAGGTGAACCAGACGGCCCGGCGCAAGCCCGAACGCGAGCAGTCCTGGGTGGCACTGGAGTGGGCCTGGGCGTGGCCGGCCAACCGGCGCATCCTGTACAACCGTGCCTCGGCCGATCCGGACGGCAGGCCGTGGAGCGAGCGCAAGGCCTACGTCTGGTGGGACGCCGAGCGGGGGCGCTGGACCGGCCACGACACCCCCGACTTCGAGGCAGGAAAATCCCCCGACTACGTCCCACCGGAGGATGCGCGAGCCGAGGACGCCCTCGCAGGCACGGACCCGTTCATCATGCAGACCGACGGCCGCGCCTGGCTCTATGTCCCGACCGGCCTCACCGACGGGCCGATGCCCACGCACTACGAGCCGTTCGAGTCACCGTTCGAGAACCTGCTCTACCGGCAGCAGTCGAATCCGGCCAGGGAAGAGCTCCGGCATCGCAGCAATCCCTACCAACCCAGCGACGGCACATCGGGTGCGGAGGTCTTCCCGTATGTGTTCACCACCTACCGGCTCACCGAGCACCACACCGCGGGCGGCATGAGTCGCTTCCTGCCCTACCTGTCCGAGCTACAGCCGGAGTTCTTCTGCGAGATCTCGCCCCGCCTGGCCGCCGAGCGTGGCCTGGAGCACCTCGGCTGGGCGACGATCGTGACCGCACGCACCGCGGTGGAGGCGCGCGTGGTGGTGACCGAGCGAATGCGAACGCTGACCATCCACGGCCGCACCGTGGAACAGATCGGTCTGCCCTACCACTGGGGTTCGAACGGGCTGAGCACCGGCGACGGCGCCAACGAGCTGCTGTCGGCGGTGATGGACTCCAATGTGCACATTCAGGAGAGCAAGGCCGCGACCTGCGACATCCGCCCGGGGCGTCGGCCGCGTGGCCCCGAGCTCCTGGAGCTCGTCGGCAGCTACCGCCGTCGGGCGGGCATCAACCCGGAGACCGGCACCGAGGGAGCCGCACCATGA
- a CDS encoding SDR family oxidoreductase encodes MRIKDRVAVVTGASSGIGRATALALAGRGCALVLTARRAEALQRVAEECSERGEQALVVPADVGDAEAVERVARHARDRFGRIDVWVNAAAVTVFGPFQDIPLEDFRRVIEVNLMGCVHGSRAALAVFREQGRGVLVNMSSVAGAIAQPYTAAYGMSKSAVRALSTSLRQELWLDDAVGIDVCTVLPAAIDTPLFRDAANYTGREVRAMPPVYTPERVASTILSLVRRPRREVVVGPMSRSLVMQSKCTPGFVEKLMAFQVNRSHLSRKHPAPATSGKLHEPLPGTGAIHGGWHGGRRTTMRRIATGTLLLGATAAAARRFSR; translated from the coding sequence ATGCGGATCAAGGACCGGGTCGCGGTCGTCACCGGCGCTTCGAGCGGTATCGGACGGGCAACGGCGCTGGCTCTGGCGGGTCGCGGTTGTGCGCTCGTGCTCACCGCACGGCGTGCGGAAGCCCTGCAGCGGGTCGCCGAGGAGTGCTCCGAGCGTGGCGAGCAGGCACTCGTGGTGCCCGCTGATGTCGGTGACGCCGAGGCCGTCGAGAGGGTGGCCCGGCACGCACGGGATCGGTTCGGGCGTATCGATGTGTGGGTCAACGCGGCCGCGGTGACCGTCTTCGGGCCGTTTCAGGACATCCCGCTGGAGGACTTCCGGCGCGTGATCGAGGTCAACCTGATGGGCTGTGTCCACGGCTCCCGTGCCGCGCTGGCGGTCTTCCGGGAACAGGGCCGAGGTGTTCTGGTCAATATGTCCTCGGTCGCCGGTGCCATCGCGCAGCCGTACACCGCGGCTTACGGAATGTCGAAGTCCGCGGTCCGGGCGCTGAGTACGAGCCTGCGCCAGGAACTGTGGCTCGACGACGCCGTCGGCATCGACGTGTGCACGGTCCTGCCCGCGGCCATCGACACGCCACTGTTCCGGGATGCGGCGAACTACACCGGGCGCGAGGTACGGGCGATGCCGCCGGTTTACACCCCTGAGCGGGTGGCGAGCACGATCCTGAGCCTGGTGCGACGCCCTCGACGGGAAGTCGTGGTCGGCCCGATGAGCCGATCGCTGGTCATGCAGTCGAAGTGCACGCCCGGATTCGTCGAGAAGCTGATGGCCTTCCAGGTGAACCGCTCACACCTGTCCCGCAAACATCCTGCACCGGCCACCTCCGGCAAGCTGCACGAACCGCTGCCGGGAACCGGAGCGATACATGGCGGTTGGCACGGCGGTCGTCGCACCACGATGCGCCGCATCGCCACGGGCACCCTGCTGCTCGGGGCCACCGCGGCCGCCGCCCGCCGGTTCTCGCGGTGA
- a CDS encoding alpha/beta fold hydrolase, with product MHATVLGPPEAPDVVCVHGLGCSHRYFGPLARQLSGGYHVVAVDLPGFGRTPGPPETLDVRGLSTALADWLRATGRGGVPLVANSAGCQVVADLAVHASELLGPAVLNAPTMDRHARDPLPQIARLLSDVPRERPGWGLVIGREYLDCETRRLLATFRFLLADPIERKLARLATPCVVVRGGRDPIVSREWVQECVSLLPQGTLAEVAGAGHTLNYSAPAALARIIHALLDRTGDFG from the coding sequence ATGCACGCCACCGTTCTCGGTCCACCGGAGGCGCCCGATGTGGTGTGCGTACACGGCCTGGGCTGTTCGCACCGCTACTTCGGTCCCCTGGCACGGCAGCTCTCGGGCGGATATCACGTCGTCGCCGTCGACCTCCCCGGCTTCGGGCGCACCCCCGGACCACCGGAAACACTCGACGTGCGCGGTCTGTCCACGGCGCTCGCCGACTGGTTGCGGGCGACCGGCCGCGGTGGGGTGCCGCTGGTGGCCAATTCCGCGGGATGCCAGGTGGTGGCCGACCTCGCGGTCCATGCGTCCGAGCTTCTCGGCCCGGCCGTGCTCAATGCCCCGACCATGGATCGACACGCCCGCGACCCCCTGCCGCAGATCGCCCGGTTGCTGTCCGACGTTCCCCGGGAACGGCCGGGGTGGGGCCTGGTCATCGGCCGCGAGTACCTCGACTGCGAGACACGGAGGCTGCTGGCGACATTCCGGTTCCTGCTCGCCGACCCCATCGAACGCAAGCTTGCCCGACTCGCCACTCCCTGCGTCGTGGTCCGGGGTGGCCGGGACCCGATCGTGTCCCGCGAGTGGGTGCAGGAGTGCGTCTCGCTGCTCCCGCAGGGGACCCTGGCCGAGGTAGCAGGAGCAGGGCACACCCTCAACTATTCGGCACCGGCAGCGCTCGCACGGATCATCCACGCACTGCTGGATCGAACGGGGGATTTCGGATGA
- a CDS encoding type III polyketide synthase yields MVSATIAGIGTALPGLAAEQQALWDGFFRSHFATSRLAERIFAGSGVLRRHTVADPLTEDLSGWSTEQRMRRYVREAEPLGHRATIAALAEAGVATEDIGLLTVASCTGYSTPGLDIRLATSLSLRSDVQRLFVGHMGCYAALPALGSAADFVVARQRPAVLLCLELTSLHVQPPTRDPQQMVSHALFGDAAAAVVLTPDHAHAAGSRRVGSRRVGSRSSPLHLVDLAAMTDVSTSDHMTWDVTDLGFRMGLSPKVPAVLSQHVRPVVCDLLGRHGLDVPDVRGWAVHPGGPAILSTVQQELDLPPEALESSRSVLAEQGNCSSPTVLLILEKLLGRDDPEGAGPVVAMAFGPGLTLYAALLSGDPELW; encoded by the coding sequence GTGGTGAGCGCCACCATCGCCGGTATCGGTACGGCTCTTCCCGGCTTGGCCGCCGAGCAGCAGGCGTTGTGGGACGGTTTCTTCCGTTCCCACTTCGCCACGAGCCGGTTGGCGGAACGGATCTTCGCGGGTTCCGGAGTGCTCCGCAGGCATACCGTGGCCGACCCGCTCACCGAGGACCTGTCCGGTTGGTCGACCGAACAGCGCATGCGGCGCTACGTCCGGGAAGCCGAACCGCTGGGGCATCGTGCGACGATCGCGGCCCTGGCCGAGGCCGGTGTGGCCACCGAGGACATCGGACTGCTCACCGTCGCCTCCTGCACCGGCTACAGCACCCCCGGGCTCGACATCCGGCTGGCCACCTCGTTGTCTCTGCGCTCCGACGTGCAACGGCTGTTCGTCGGCCACATGGGCTGCTACGCGGCGCTGCCCGCGCTGGGCAGCGCCGCGGACTTCGTCGTCGCCCGGCAGCGACCCGCGGTGCTGCTGTGTCTGGAGCTGACGTCGCTGCACGTGCAACCGCCCACCCGTGATCCCCAGCAGATGGTCTCCCACGCCCTGTTCGGTGACGCGGCGGCTGCCGTGGTGCTGACGCCGGACCACGCGCACGCAGCCGGATCGCGCAGGGTCGGATCGCGCAGGGTCGGATCGCGCAGCTCACCCCTACATCTGGTCGATCTGGCCGCGATGACCGACGTGTCCACCAGTGACCACATGACCTGGGACGTCACCGACCTCGGATTTCGCATGGGGCTGTCCCCCAAGGTGCCTGCCGTGCTCTCCCAACACGTCCGGCCGGTGGTCTGCGATCTGCTGGGCAGGCACGGGCTGGACGTACCGGATGTGCGGGGATGGGCGGTGCACCCCGGTGGTCCTGCGATCCTGAGCACGGTGCAGCAGGAGTTGGACCTTCCTCCGGAAGCACTCGAGTCCTCCCGATCGGTCCTGGCAGAGCAGGGCAATTGCTCGTCGCCGACGGTGCTGCTGATCCTCGAGAAGCTGCTCGGCCGCGACGATCCGGAGGGTGCGGGACCGGTGGTGGCGATGGCCTTCGGCCCCGGACTGACCCTCTACGCCGCACTCCTGTCCGGAGACCCCGAGCTATGGTGA
- a CDS encoding acyl-CoA dehydrogenase family protein, with protein MPTDPAAAHTLACLLRPRLAARASEHDLSGSFPTEDFEELRAHGLLGLMAPARLGGCGASFADYAAVAAELASGAGSTALIFNMHASVTGALAHLPEELVRELGAPEDFAAVRDRVLSGAAEGALYAVAMSERGAGSRLSRLATRYRRVGEGFHITGSKAFVSGAGHADAYLVAARDAEAGETADSREAAVSYFLVPGERGVRVEPTWDSMGMRATGSHDLHLDAEVGPEALLGGVEGLSVLMAEVMPQWLVASYAAVYAGVARAAVQEGAAHLRARDLHTLPAVRARMGRADAAVAGAELVVTEAARRVAEAPGTPETNRWVWRAKMVAGDTAAEVASSMLEAAGTSATRRGHPLERIYRDARCGALQPATSDVCADWLGVAALDGDPDRDAQVPRW; from the coding sequence GTGCCGACCGACCCTGCTGCCGCGCACACCCTGGCCTGCCTGCTGCGGCCCCGGCTGGCCGCGCGGGCGAGCGAGCACGACCTGTCCGGCTCTTTCCCGACAGAGGACTTCGAGGAGCTGCGCGCCCACGGCCTCCTGGGCTTGATGGCCCCTGCACGGCTGGGTGGCTGCGGCGCCTCGTTCGCGGACTACGCGGCAGTGGCGGCGGAACTGGCCAGTGGTGCGGGATCCACAGCCCTGATCTTCAACATGCACGCCTCGGTGACCGGTGCGCTGGCGCACCTGCCGGAGGAGTTGGTGCGCGAACTCGGTGCTCCCGAGGATTTCGCGGCCGTGCGGGACCGGGTGCTCTCCGGGGCGGCCGAGGGCGCTCTGTACGCCGTGGCCATGAGCGAGCGCGGGGCCGGCTCCCGGCTGTCCCGCCTCGCCACCCGCTATCGCCGGGTCGGCGAGGGATTCCACATCACCGGCAGTAAGGCTTTCGTCTCCGGAGCCGGACACGCCGATGCCTACCTGGTCGCCGCCAGGGATGCCGAAGCCGGTGAGACAGCCGATTCCCGGGAAGCGGCGGTGTCCTACTTCCTGGTCCCGGGGGAACGCGGCGTACGGGTGGAGCCGACTTGGGACTCGATGGGGATGCGCGCCACCGGCAGTCATGATCTGCATCTCGATGCCGAGGTCGGCCCCGAGGCCTTGCTGGGCGGTGTCGAGGGCCTGTCGGTGCTGATGGCCGAGGTGATGCCACAGTGGCTGGTGGCCTCCTACGCTGCGGTGTACGCGGGGGTGGCCCGCGCCGCTGTGCAGGAGGGCGCGGCACATCTGCGTGCCCGCGACCTGCATACCCTGCCCGCGGTGCGTGCGCGTATGGGTCGGGCGGACGCCGCGGTGGCGGGGGCCGAGCTGGTGGTGACCGAGGCCGCTCGGCGGGTGGCCGAAGCGCCGGGGACACCGGAGACCAACCGCTGGGTGTGGCGAGCCAAGATGGTGGCAGGCGACACCGCCGCCGAGGTGGCTTCCTCGATGCTCGAAGCCGCGGGAACCTCGGCGACCCGGCGTGGTCATCCGCTGGAGCGGATTTACCGGGACGCCCGGTGCGGTGCGCTGCAACCGGCCACTTCGGACGTGTGTGCCGACTGGCTGGGTGTTGCCGCCCTGGACGGTGACCCGGACCGGGACGCGCAGGTACCGCGGTGGTGA
- a CDS encoding methyltransferase domain-containing protein, producing the protein MPHSLARATAVPRNDPVLYEVLADQWWRPHGAFAMLHWLAAARGRLVPPATHPDAVLVDLGCGAGLLAPHVAGKGYRHIGVDLSSTALRQAGQHGVHGVRGDVRAVPLADGCADVVAAGEILEHVDDLSGAVAQACRLLRPGGLLVLDTLAATALSRWLAITVAERIPGMAPTGIHDPALLVDRAVLSAECARHGVRLALRGIRPSVTDLLAWARGRRSAVRMVSVPTTAVLFQACGRKEE; encoded by the coding sequence GTGCCGCACTCCCTGGCGCGCGCGACAGCCGTGCCGCGCAACGACCCGGTCCTGTACGAGGTATTGGCCGACCAGTGGTGGCGGCCGCATGGGGCGTTCGCGATGCTGCACTGGCTGGCGGCGGCCCGCGGCAGGCTGGTGCCCCCGGCGACGCACCCGGATGCGGTGCTGGTGGATCTGGGCTGTGGGGCGGGGCTGCTCGCCCCCCATGTGGCGGGCAAGGGCTATCGGCACATCGGAGTGGATCTCTCGTCGACGGCACTGCGCCAGGCCGGGCAGCACGGTGTGCACGGGGTGCGCGGTGATGTGCGTGCCGTGCCGCTGGCCGACGGCTGCGCCGATGTGGTCGCCGCCGGAGAGATCCTCGAACACGTCGACGACCTCTCCGGGGCCGTGGCGCAGGCGTGCCGGTTGCTGCGTCCCGGCGGGCTGCTGGTGTTGGACACCCTGGCTGCCACCGCGCTGAGTCGGTGGCTGGCCATTACCGTGGCCGAACGCATACCGGGGATGGCTCCCACCGGCATCCACGACCCGGCTCTGCTGGTCGATCGTGCCGTGTTGAGCGCGGAATGCGCCCGGCACGGTGTGCGGCTGGCGCTGCGGGGGATCCGCCCCTCGGTGACCGATCTGCTCGCCTGGGCTCGCGGGCGCCGAAGCGCGGTGCGGATGGTTTCGGTGCCCACCACGGCGGTGCTGTTCCAAGCATGTGGCCGCAAGGAGGAGTGA
- a CDS encoding UbiA family prenyltransferase: protein MRHLARTAPALIRACHPQPTLAVTAVATGLAATSGRATDELVLVAAAILAGQLSVGWLNDLVDAGRDATTGRAGKPVAAGQLSRTVVLVGVVVAATGAVLLSLPSGGPATAAHLAALVSAWSYDLGAKSGALSVLPYAVSFALLPAFVVLGLPGAPFPPPWLIVAAALLGAGAHFANVLPDLEDDLATGVRGLPHRLGATGSRVAAAGLALGASVVLVLGPTGAASGVGLLALFIAVLAIAVGLLRALRPGSRSVFQAFLLVAVLDVALLLAGGVSIA from the coding sequence ATGCGGCATCTCGCGCGGACAGCGCCGGCGCTGATCCGGGCCTGCCACCCGCAACCGACGCTGGCGGTCACCGCAGTGGCCACGGGCCTGGCCGCGACTTCCGGACGTGCCACCGACGAGCTGGTCCTCGTCGCAGCGGCCATCCTGGCGGGTCAGCTCTCGGTGGGATGGCTCAACGACCTGGTCGATGCCGGGCGGGACGCCACGACCGGCCGTGCCGGTAAGCCGGTCGCTGCGGGGCAACTGTCCCGGACGGTGGTGCTGGTCGGGGTGGTCGTTGCCGCGACCGGTGCCGTCCTGCTGTCGCTGCCGTCGGGTGGGCCCGCCACTGCCGCGCATCTGGCCGCTTTGGTTTCGGCCTGGTCGTACGACCTCGGCGCCAAATCCGGGGCGCTGTCGGTGCTGCCCTACGCGGTGTCCTTCGCTCTGCTGCCCGCCTTCGTGGTGCTGGGGCTGCCCGGTGCGCCGTTCCCGCCGCCGTGGCTGATCGTGGCTGCGGCACTGCTGGGGGCAGGCGCGCACTTCGCCAACGTCCTGCCCGACCTGGAGGACGACCTCGCCACCGGTGTGCGCGGCCTGCCGCACCGGTTGGGTGCCACCGGCAGCCGGGTCGCGGCCGCCGGGTTGGCGCTGGGTGCGTCGGTGGTGCTGGTTCTCGGCCCCACGGGCGCGGCTTCCGGTGTGGGGCTCCTGGCCCTGTTCATCGCCGTGCTGGCCATCGCCGTCGGGCTGCTGCGGGCGCTCCGGCCGGGGTCGCGGTCGGTTTTCCAGGCGTTTCTGCTCGTCGCGGTCCTCGACGTCGCCCTGTTGCTCGCAGGCGGGGTGAGCATCGCATGA